From the Periophthalmus magnuspinnatus isolate fPerMag1 chromosome 1, fPerMag1.2.pri, whole genome shotgun sequence genome, one window contains:
- the LOC117390526 gene encoding dynamin-2-like isoform X4, with the protein MGNRGMEDLIPLINKLQDAFSSIGQSCNLDLPQIAVVGGQSAGKSSVLENFVGRDFLPRGSGIVTRRPLILQLVNSKAEYAEFLHCKGRKFVDFDEVRLEIEAETDRITGSNKGISPIPINLRVYSPHVLNLTLIDLPGMTKVAVGDQPVDIEHQIRDMLMQFITKESCLILAVTPANTDLANSDALKISKEVDPQGLRTIGVITKLDLMDEGTDARDILENKLLPLRRGYIGVVNRSQKDIDGKKDIGAALAAERKFFLSHPAYRHIAERMGTPHLQKSLNQQLTNHIRDTLPGLRSKLQSQLLSLEKEVEEYKNFRPDDPTRKTKALLQMVQQFGVDFEKCIEGSGDQVDTSNLSGGAKINRIFHERFPFELVKMEFDEKELRKEISYAIKNIHGVRTGLFTPDLAFEAIVKKQIIKLKEPCVKCIDLVIQELINTVRQCTNKLGSYPRLREETERIVTTYIRERDSKTKDQVLLLIDIELSYINTNHEDFIGFANAQQRTAANATKKRVMPNQVIRRGWLTINISIMKGGSKDYWFVLTAESLSWYKDEEEKEKKYMLPLDNLKLRDVEKGFMSSKHVFAIFNTEQRNVYKDLRQIELACDTQDDVDSWKASFLRAGVYPEKDQSENEETITPGDTVSMDPQLERQVETIRNLVDSYIGIVNKSIRDLMPKTIMHLMINSAKDFIHSELLAYLYSAGDQGSLMEESAEQAQRRDEMLRMYHALKEALVIIGDISATTISTPVPPPVDDTWLAKDPSPPPAARPTAAATGPPPSRPRGPAPGTQPPLNPSPAFGGPPVPSRPGPPPAQPTYSDPNSGQVPLIPSRPARVPPGLPPGIPRRPPAAPNRPTVIRPSEPSLLD; encoded by the exons ATGGGAAACCGGGGGATGGAGGACCTGATCCCCCTGATCAACAAGCTCCAGGACGCCTTCAGCTCCATCGGGCAGAGCTGTAACCTGGACCTGCCTCAGATAGCGGTGGTGGGCGGCCAGAGTGCGGGGAAGAGCTCCGTACTGGAAAACTTCGTTGGAAG AGACTTTTTGCCCCGAGGATCTGGTATTGTCACACGTCGCCCTCTCATCCTGCAGCTGGTCAACAGTAAAGCAG AGTATGCAGAGTTTTTGCACTGTAAAGGCCGAAAGTTTGTGGATTTCGATGAGGTCCGTCTTGAGATCGAGGCTGAGACGGATCGTATCACAGGATCAAACAAAGGCATCTCTCCCATCCCCATAAACCTCCGAGTGTACTCCCCACATG TCTTGAACCTGACCCTCATCGACCTCCCGGGGATGACTAAGGTGGCCGTTGGGGATCAGCCTGTGGACATAGAGCACCAGATCCGAGACATGCTAATGCAATTTATCACCAAGGAGAGCTGCCTTATCCTGGCAGTGACCCCCGCCAACACTGACCTGGCAAACTCAGATGCGCTGAAAATCTCCAAAGAGGTCGACCCTCAAG GGCTGCGAACCATTGGAGTGATCACTAAACTGGACTTGATGGATGAAGGGACAGATGCGCGGGACATCCTGGAAAACAAACTGTTGCCCCTACGCAGAG GCTACATTGGAGTTGTGAACCGCAGTCAGAAGGACATTGATGGAAAGAAAGACATTGGCGCTGCTTTGGCCGCTGAGAGGAAGTTCTTCCTGTCTCATCCAGCCTACAGACACATAGCTGAGCGAATGGGCACACCTCATCTCCAGAAGTCACTCAACCAG CAACTCACCAACCACATTCGAGACACTTTACCCGGGCTGCGTAGTAAGCTCCAAAGCCAGCTCCTGTCTCTGGAGAAAGAGGTTGAAGAATACAAGAACTTTAGACCGGATGATCCAACACGCAAGACCAAGGCTTTACTGCA GATGGTGCAGCAGTTTGGGGTGGACTTTGAGAAGTGCATTGAAGGGTCCGGTGATCAGGTGGATACATCAAATCTGTCTGGGGGAGCAAAGATCAATCGCATCTTCCATGAACGTTTCCCTTTTGAACTTGTGAAG ATGGAGTTTGATGAGAAGGAGTTAAGGAAAGAGATCAGTTACGCCATCAAAAACATCCACGGCGTGAG GACAGGCCTGTTCACCCCTGACCTTGCATTTGAAGCCATAGTGAAAAAGCAGATCATAAAGCTGAAAGAGCCCTGTGTGAAATGCATCGACTTGGTCATCCAGGAGCTCATCAACACAGTCAGACAATGCACCAATAAG CTCGGCTCATACCCTCGACTgcgagaggagacagagcgCATCGTCACCACCTACATCCGTGAGAGGGACAGCAAGACCAAAGACCAG GTGCTGTTGCTGATTGACATTGAGCTCTCCTACATCAACACAAACCATGAGGACTTTATTGGATTTGCCAA TGCTCAACAAAGAACAGCGGCCAATGCCACGAAGAAGAGAGTGATGCCAAACCAG GTGATCCGTCGAGGCTGGCTCACCATCAACATCAGTATTATGAAGGGAGGGTCCAAGGATTACTGGTTTGTTCTGACCGCAGAGTCTCTTTCCTGGTACAAAGATGAAGAG gagaaagaaaagaagtaCATGCTACCCTTGGACAATTTAAAGCTGAGAGATGTGGAGAAAGGCTTTATGTCCAGCAAGCACGTCTTTGCTATTTTTAACACCGAACAGCG AAATGTGTACAAGGACCTGCGGCAGATCGAACTGGCCTGTGACACTCAAGATGACGTGGACAGTTGGAAGGCCTCATTTCTCAGGGCCGGAGTTTACCCAGAGAAAGACCAG TCTGAAAATGAGGAGACTATCACGCCCGGGGACACTGTATCGATGGACCCTCAGCTCGAGCGACAGGTGGAGACCATCCGGAACCTGGTGGACTCCTACATCGGCATCGTCAACAAGTCAATTAGAGACCTGATGCCCAAGACTATAATGCACCTTATGATCAACAGT GCAAAGGACTTCATCCACTCAGAGCTGTTGGCGTACCTTTACTCGGCCGGGGACCAGGGCAGTCTGATGGAGGAGTCAGCAGAGCAGGctcagaggagagatgagatgCTGAGGATGTACCACGCCCTGAAGGAGGCACTGGTCATTATTGGGGACATCAGTGCCACCACCATCTCCACACCTGTCCCTCCACCTGTCGATGACACCTGGCTCGCCAAGGACCCAAG TCCACCTCCAGCAGCTAGACCCACAGCTGCAGCGACAGGACCCCCTCCGAGTCGACCGAGAGGCCCGGCTCCTGGGACTCAGCCTCCTCTGAACCCCTCTCCGGCATTTGGAGGTCCACCAGTGCCCTCCCGCCCTGGACCACCGCCTGCCCAGCCCACTTACTCCGACCCCAACTCCGGACAGGTGCCACTGATCCCATCTAGACCGGCCCGTGTACcacctggtctgcctcccggaATCCCCAG ACGACCCCCAGCTGCTCCCAACCGGCCCACTGTCATTCGTCCCTCAGAGCCCTCCCTGCTCGACTAG
- the LOC117390526 gene encoding dynamin-2-like isoform X1, protein MGNRGMEDLIPLINKLQDAFSSIGQSCNLDLPQIAVVGGQSAGKSSVLENFVGRDFLPRGSGIVTRRPLILQLVNSKAEYAEFLHCKGRKFVDFDEVRLEIEAETDRITGSNKGISPIPINLRVYSPHVLNLTLIDLPGMTKVAVGDQPVDIEHQIRDMLMQFITKESCLILAVTPANTDLANSDALKISKEVDPQGLRTIGVITKLDLMDEGTDARDILENKLLPLRRGYIGVVNRSQKDIDGKKDIGAALAAERKFFLSHPAYRHIAERMGTPHLQKSLNQQLTNHIRDTLPGLRSKLQSQLLSLEKEVEEYKNFRPDDPTRKTKALLQMVQQFGVDFEKCIEGSGDQVDTSNLSGGAKINRIFHERFPFELVKMEFDEKELRKEISYAIKNIHGVRTGLFTPDLAFEAIVKKQIIKLKDPCLKCVDLVVTEVVALIRKCTEKLGSYPRLREETERIVTTYIRERDSKTKDQVLLLIDIELSYINTNHEDFIGFANAQQRTAANATKKRVMPNQVIRRGWLTINISIMKGGSKDYWFVLTAESLSWYKDEEEKEKKYMLPLDNLKLRDVEKGFMSSKHVFAIFNTEQRNVYKDLRQIELACDTQDDVDSWKASFLRAGVYPEKDQSENEETITPGDTVSMDPQLERQVETIRNLVDSYIGIVNKSIRDLMPKTIMHLMINSAKDFIHSELLAYLYSAGDQGSLMEESAEQAQRRDEMLRMYHALKEALVIIGDISATTISTPVPPPVDDTWLAKDPSPPPAARPTAAATGPPPSRPRGPAPGTQPPLNPSPAFGGPPVPSRPGPPPAQPTYSDPNSGQVPLIPSRPARVPPGLPPGIPSRRPPAAPNRPTVIRPSEPSLLD, encoded by the exons ATGGGAAACCGGGGGATGGAGGACCTGATCCCCCTGATCAACAAGCTCCAGGACGCCTTCAGCTCCATCGGGCAGAGCTGTAACCTGGACCTGCCTCAGATAGCGGTGGTGGGCGGCCAGAGTGCGGGGAAGAGCTCCGTACTGGAAAACTTCGTTGGAAG AGACTTTTTGCCCCGAGGATCTGGTATTGTCACACGTCGCCCTCTCATCCTGCAGCTGGTCAACAGTAAAGCAG AGTATGCAGAGTTTTTGCACTGTAAAGGCCGAAAGTTTGTGGATTTCGATGAGGTCCGTCTTGAGATCGAGGCTGAGACGGATCGTATCACAGGATCAAACAAAGGCATCTCTCCCATCCCCATAAACCTCCGAGTGTACTCCCCACATG TCTTGAACCTGACCCTCATCGACCTCCCGGGGATGACTAAGGTGGCCGTTGGGGATCAGCCTGTGGACATAGAGCACCAGATCCGAGACATGCTAATGCAATTTATCACCAAGGAGAGCTGCCTTATCCTGGCAGTGACCCCCGCCAACACTGACCTGGCAAACTCAGATGCGCTGAAAATCTCCAAAGAGGTCGACCCTCAAG GGCTGCGAACCATTGGAGTGATCACTAAACTGGACTTGATGGATGAAGGGACAGATGCGCGGGACATCCTGGAAAACAAACTGTTGCCCCTACGCAGAG GCTACATTGGAGTTGTGAACCGCAGTCAGAAGGACATTGATGGAAAGAAAGACATTGGCGCTGCTTTGGCCGCTGAGAGGAAGTTCTTCCTGTCTCATCCAGCCTACAGACACATAGCTGAGCGAATGGGCACACCTCATCTCCAGAAGTCACTCAACCAG CAACTCACCAACCACATTCGAGACACTTTACCCGGGCTGCGTAGTAAGCTCCAAAGCCAGCTCCTGTCTCTGGAGAAAGAGGTTGAAGAATACAAGAACTTTAGACCGGATGATCCAACACGCAAGACCAAGGCTTTACTGCA GATGGTGCAGCAGTTTGGGGTGGACTTTGAGAAGTGCATTGAAGGGTCCGGTGATCAGGTGGATACATCAAATCTGTCTGGGGGAGCAAAGATCAATCGCATCTTCCATGAACGTTTCCCTTTTGAACTTGTGAAG ATGGAGTTTGATGAGAAGGAGTTAAGGAAAGAGATCAGTTACGCCATCAAAAACATCCACGGCGTGAG GACAGGCCTGTTCACCCCAGACCTGGCATTTGAGGCCATAGTGAAAAAGCAGATCATAAAGCTGAAAGACCCCTGTCTGAAATGTGTTGACCTCGTCGTCACCGAGGTCGTGGCCctgatcaggaagtgcacagagaag CTCGGCTCATACCCTCGACTgcgagaggagacagagcgCATCGTCACCACCTACATCCGTGAGAGGGACAGCAAGACCAAAGACCAG GTGCTGTTGCTGATTGACATTGAGCTCTCCTACATCAACACAAACCATGAGGACTTTATTGGATTTGCCAA TGCTCAACAAAGAACAGCGGCCAATGCCACGAAGAAGAGAGTGATGCCAAACCAG GTGATCCGTCGAGGCTGGCTCACCATCAACATCAGTATTATGAAGGGAGGGTCCAAGGATTACTGGTTTGTTCTGACCGCAGAGTCTCTTTCCTGGTACAAAGATGAAGAG gagaaagaaaagaagtaCATGCTACCCTTGGACAATTTAAAGCTGAGAGATGTGGAGAAAGGCTTTATGTCCAGCAAGCACGTCTTTGCTATTTTTAACACCGAACAGCG AAATGTGTACAAGGACCTGCGGCAGATCGAACTGGCCTGTGACACTCAAGATGACGTGGACAGTTGGAAGGCCTCATTTCTCAGGGCCGGAGTTTACCCAGAGAAAGACCAG TCTGAAAATGAGGAGACTATCACGCCCGGGGACACTGTATCGATGGACCCTCAGCTCGAGCGACAGGTGGAGACCATCCGGAACCTGGTGGACTCCTACATCGGCATCGTCAACAAGTCAATTAGAGACCTGATGCCCAAGACTATAATGCACCTTATGATCAACAGT GCAAAGGACTTCATCCACTCAGAGCTGTTGGCGTACCTTTACTCGGCCGGGGACCAGGGCAGTCTGATGGAGGAGTCAGCAGAGCAGGctcagaggagagatgagatgCTGAGGATGTACCACGCCCTGAAGGAGGCACTGGTCATTATTGGGGACATCAGTGCCACCACCATCTCCACACCTGTCCCTCCACCTGTCGATGACACCTGGCTCGCCAAGGACCCAAG TCCACCTCCAGCAGCTAGACCCACAGCTGCAGCGACAGGACCCCCTCCGAGTCGACCGAGAGGCCCGGCTCCTGGGACTCAGCCTCCTCTGAACCCCTCTCCGGCATTTGGAGGTCCACCAGTGCCCTCCCGCCCTGGACCACCGCCTGCCCAGCCCACTTACTCCGACCCCAACTCCGGACAGGTGCCACTGATCCCATCTAGACCGGCCCGTGTACcacctggtctgcctcccggaATCCCCAG CAGACGACCCCCAGCTGCTCCCAACCGGCCCACTGTCATTCGTCCCTCAGAGCCCTCCCTGCTCGACTAG
- the LOC117390526 gene encoding dynamin-2-like isoform X2, protein MGNRGMEDLIPLINKLQDAFSSIGQSCNLDLPQIAVVGGQSAGKSSVLENFVGRDFLPRGSGIVTRRPLILQLVNSKAEYAEFLHCKGRKFVDFDEVRLEIEAETDRITGSNKGISPIPINLRVYSPHVLNLTLIDLPGMTKVAVGDQPVDIEHQIRDMLMQFITKESCLILAVTPANTDLANSDALKISKEVDPQGLRTIGVITKLDLMDEGTDARDILENKLLPLRRGYIGVVNRSQKDIDGKKDIGAALAAERKFFLSHPAYRHIAERMGTPHLQKSLNQQLTNHIRDTLPGLRSKLQSQLLSLEKEVEEYKNFRPDDPTRKTKALLQMVQQFGVDFEKCIEGSGDQVDTSNLSGGAKINRIFHERFPFELVKMEFDEKELRKEISYAIKNIHGVRTGLFTPDLAFEAIVKKQIIKLKEPCVKCIDLVIQELINTVRQCTNKLGSYPRLREETERIVTTYIRERDSKTKDQVLLLIDIELSYINTNHEDFIGFANAQQRTAANATKKRVMPNQVIRRGWLTINISIMKGGSKDYWFVLTAESLSWYKDEEEKEKKYMLPLDNLKLRDVEKGFMSSKHVFAIFNTEQRNVYKDLRQIELACDTQDDVDSWKASFLRAGVYPEKDQSENEETITPGDTVSMDPQLERQVETIRNLVDSYIGIVNKSIRDLMPKTIMHLMINSAKDFIHSELLAYLYSAGDQGSLMEESAEQAQRRDEMLRMYHALKEALVIIGDISATTISTPVPPPVDDTWLAKDPSPPPAARPTAAATGPPPSRPRGPAPGTQPPLNPSPAFGGPPVPSRPGPPPAQPTYSDPNSGQVPLIPSRPARVPPGLPPGIPSRRPPAAPNRPTVIRPSEPSLLD, encoded by the exons ATGGGAAACCGGGGGATGGAGGACCTGATCCCCCTGATCAACAAGCTCCAGGACGCCTTCAGCTCCATCGGGCAGAGCTGTAACCTGGACCTGCCTCAGATAGCGGTGGTGGGCGGCCAGAGTGCGGGGAAGAGCTCCGTACTGGAAAACTTCGTTGGAAG AGACTTTTTGCCCCGAGGATCTGGTATTGTCACACGTCGCCCTCTCATCCTGCAGCTGGTCAACAGTAAAGCAG AGTATGCAGAGTTTTTGCACTGTAAAGGCCGAAAGTTTGTGGATTTCGATGAGGTCCGTCTTGAGATCGAGGCTGAGACGGATCGTATCACAGGATCAAACAAAGGCATCTCTCCCATCCCCATAAACCTCCGAGTGTACTCCCCACATG TCTTGAACCTGACCCTCATCGACCTCCCGGGGATGACTAAGGTGGCCGTTGGGGATCAGCCTGTGGACATAGAGCACCAGATCCGAGACATGCTAATGCAATTTATCACCAAGGAGAGCTGCCTTATCCTGGCAGTGACCCCCGCCAACACTGACCTGGCAAACTCAGATGCGCTGAAAATCTCCAAAGAGGTCGACCCTCAAG GGCTGCGAACCATTGGAGTGATCACTAAACTGGACTTGATGGATGAAGGGACAGATGCGCGGGACATCCTGGAAAACAAACTGTTGCCCCTACGCAGAG GCTACATTGGAGTTGTGAACCGCAGTCAGAAGGACATTGATGGAAAGAAAGACATTGGCGCTGCTTTGGCCGCTGAGAGGAAGTTCTTCCTGTCTCATCCAGCCTACAGACACATAGCTGAGCGAATGGGCACACCTCATCTCCAGAAGTCACTCAACCAG CAACTCACCAACCACATTCGAGACACTTTACCCGGGCTGCGTAGTAAGCTCCAAAGCCAGCTCCTGTCTCTGGAGAAAGAGGTTGAAGAATACAAGAACTTTAGACCGGATGATCCAACACGCAAGACCAAGGCTTTACTGCA GATGGTGCAGCAGTTTGGGGTGGACTTTGAGAAGTGCATTGAAGGGTCCGGTGATCAGGTGGATACATCAAATCTGTCTGGGGGAGCAAAGATCAATCGCATCTTCCATGAACGTTTCCCTTTTGAACTTGTGAAG ATGGAGTTTGATGAGAAGGAGTTAAGGAAAGAGATCAGTTACGCCATCAAAAACATCCACGGCGTGAG GACAGGCCTGTTCACCCCTGACCTTGCATTTGAAGCCATAGTGAAAAAGCAGATCATAAAGCTGAAAGAGCCCTGTGTGAAATGCATCGACTTGGTCATCCAGGAGCTCATCAACACAGTCAGACAATGCACCAATAAG CTCGGCTCATACCCTCGACTgcgagaggagacagagcgCATCGTCACCACCTACATCCGTGAGAGGGACAGCAAGACCAAAGACCAG GTGCTGTTGCTGATTGACATTGAGCTCTCCTACATCAACACAAACCATGAGGACTTTATTGGATTTGCCAA TGCTCAACAAAGAACAGCGGCCAATGCCACGAAGAAGAGAGTGATGCCAAACCAG GTGATCCGTCGAGGCTGGCTCACCATCAACATCAGTATTATGAAGGGAGGGTCCAAGGATTACTGGTTTGTTCTGACCGCAGAGTCTCTTTCCTGGTACAAAGATGAAGAG gagaaagaaaagaagtaCATGCTACCCTTGGACAATTTAAAGCTGAGAGATGTGGAGAAAGGCTTTATGTCCAGCAAGCACGTCTTTGCTATTTTTAACACCGAACAGCG AAATGTGTACAAGGACCTGCGGCAGATCGAACTGGCCTGTGACACTCAAGATGACGTGGACAGTTGGAAGGCCTCATTTCTCAGGGCCGGAGTTTACCCAGAGAAAGACCAG TCTGAAAATGAGGAGACTATCACGCCCGGGGACACTGTATCGATGGACCCTCAGCTCGAGCGACAGGTGGAGACCATCCGGAACCTGGTGGACTCCTACATCGGCATCGTCAACAAGTCAATTAGAGACCTGATGCCCAAGACTATAATGCACCTTATGATCAACAGT GCAAAGGACTTCATCCACTCAGAGCTGTTGGCGTACCTTTACTCGGCCGGGGACCAGGGCAGTCTGATGGAGGAGTCAGCAGAGCAGGctcagaggagagatgagatgCTGAGGATGTACCACGCCCTGAAGGAGGCACTGGTCATTATTGGGGACATCAGTGCCACCACCATCTCCACACCTGTCCCTCCACCTGTCGATGACACCTGGCTCGCCAAGGACCCAAG TCCACCTCCAGCAGCTAGACCCACAGCTGCAGCGACAGGACCCCCTCCGAGTCGACCGAGAGGCCCGGCTCCTGGGACTCAGCCTCCTCTGAACCCCTCTCCGGCATTTGGAGGTCCACCAGTGCCCTCCCGCCCTGGACCACCGCCTGCCCAGCCCACTTACTCCGACCCCAACTCCGGACAGGTGCCACTGATCCCATCTAGACCGGCCCGTGTACcacctggtctgcctcccggaATCCCCAG CAGACGACCCCCAGCTGCTCCCAACCGGCCCACTGTCATTCGTCCCTCAGAGCCCTCCCTGCTCGACTAG
- the LOC117390526 gene encoding dynamin-2-like isoform X5, whose amino-acid sequence MGNRGMEDLIPLINKLQDAFSSIGQSCNLDLPQIAVVGGQSAGKSSVLENFVGRDFLPRGSGIVTRRPLILQLVNSKAEYAEFLHCKGRKFVDFDEVRLEIEAETDRITGSNKGISPIPINLRVYSPHVLNLTLIDLPGMTKVAVGDQPVDIEHQIRDMLMQFITKESCLILAVTPANTDLANSDALKISKEVDPQGLRTIGVITKLDLMDEGTDARDILENKLLPLRRGYIGVVNRSQKDIDGKKDIGAALAAERKFFLSHPAYRHIAERMGTPHLQKSLNQQLTNHIRDTLPGLRSKLQSQLLSLEKEVEEYKNFRPDDPTRKTKALLQMVQQFGVDFEKCIEGSGDQVDTSNLSGGAKINRIFHERFPFELVKMEFDEKELRKEISYAIKNIHGVRTGLFTPDLAFEAIVKKQIIKLKEPCVKCIDLVIQELINTVRQCTNKLGSYPRLREETERIVTTYIRERDSKTKDQVLLLIDIELSYINTNHEDFIGFANAQQRTAANATKKRVMPNQVIRRGWLTINISIMKGGSKDYWFVLTAESLSWYKDEEEKEKKYMLPLDNLKLRDVEKGFMSSKHVFAIFNTEQRNVYKDLRQIELACDTQDDVDSWKASFLRAGVYPEKDQSENEETITPGDTVSMDPQLERQVETIRNLVDSYIGIVNKSIRDLMPKTIMHLMINSAKDFIHSELLAYLYSAGDQGSLMEESAEQAQRRDEMLRMYHALKEALVIIGDISATTISTPVPPPVDDTWLAKDPSPPPAARPTAAATGPPPSRPRGPAPGTQPPLNPSPAFGGPPVPSRPGPPPAQPTYSDPNSGQVPLIPSRPARVPPGLPPGIPRPAPQIPPRPNPW is encoded by the exons ATGGGAAACCGGGGGATGGAGGACCTGATCCCCCTGATCAACAAGCTCCAGGACGCCTTCAGCTCCATCGGGCAGAGCTGTAACCTGGACCTGCCTCAGATAGCGGTGGTGGGCGGCCAGAGTGCGGGGAAGAGCTCCGTACTGGAAAACTTCGTTGGAAG AGACTTTTTGCCCCGAGGATCTGGTATTGTCACACGTCGCCCTCTCATCCTGCAGCTGGTCAACAGTAAAGCAG AGTATGCAGAGTTTTTGCACTGTAAAGGCCGAAAGTTTGTGGATTTCGATGAGGTCCGTCTTGAGATCGAGGCTGAGACGGATCGTATCACAGGATCAAACAAAGGCATCTCTCCCATCCCCATAAACCTCCGAGTGTACTCCCCACATG TCTTGAACCTGACCCTCATCGACCTCCCGGGGATGACTAAGGTGGCCGTTGGGGATCAGCCTGTGGACATAGAGCACCAGATCCGAGACATGCTAATGCAATTTATCACCAAGGAGAGCTGCCTTATCCTGGCAGTGACCCCCGCCAACACTGACCTGGCAAACTCAGATGCGCTGAAAATCTCCAAAGAGGTCGACCCTCAAG GGCTGCGAACCATTGGAGTGATCACTAAACTGGACTTGATGGATGAAGGGACAGATGCGCGGGACATCCTGGAAAACAAACTGTTGCCCCTACGCAGAG GCTACATTGGAGTTGTGAACCGCAGTCAGAAGGACATTGATGGAAAGAAAGACATTGGCGCTGCTTTGGCCGCTGAGAGGAAGTTCTTCCTGTCTCATCCAGCCTACAGACACATAGCTGAGCGAATGGGCACACCTCATCTCCAGAAGTCACTCAACCAG CAACTCACCAACCACATTCGAGACACTTTACCCGGGCTGCGTAGTAAGCTCCAAAGCCAGCTCCTGTCTCTGGAGAAAGAGGTTGAAGAATACAAGAACTTTAGACCGGATGATCCAACACGCAAGACCAAGGCTTTACTGCA GATGGTGCAGCAGTTTGGGGTGGACTTTGAGAAGTGCATTGAAGGGTCCGGTGATCAGGTGGATACATCAAATCTGTCTGGGGGAGCAAAGATCAATCGCATCTTCCATGAACGTTTCCCTTTTGAACTTGTGAAG ATGGAGTTTGATGAGAAGGAGTTAAGGAAAGAGATCAGTTACGCCATCAAAAACATCCACGGCGTGAG GACAGGCCTGTTCACCCCTGACCTTGCATTTGAAGCCATAGTGAAAAAGCAGATCATAAAGCTGAAAGAGCCCTGTGTGAAATGCATCGACTTGGTCATCCAGGAGCTCATCAACACAGTCAGACAATGCACCAATAAG CTCGGCTCATACCCTCGACTgcgagaggagacagagcgCATCGTCACCACCTACATCCGTGAGAGGGACAGCAAGACCAAAGACCAG GTGCTGTTGCTGATTGACATTGAGCTCTCCTACATCAACACAAACCATGAGGACTTTATTGGATTTGCCAA TGCTCAACAAAGAACAGCGGCCAATGCCACGAAGAAGAGAGTGATGCCAAACCAG GTGATCCGTCGAGGCTGGCTCACCATCAACATCAGTATTATGAAGGGAGGGTCCAAGGATTACTGGTTTGTTCTGACCGCAGAGTCTCTTTCCTGGTACAAAGATGAAGAG gagaaagaaaagaagtaCATGCTACCCTTGGACAATTTAAAGCTGAGAGATGTGGAGAAAGGCTTTATGTCCAGCAAGCACGTCTTTGCTATTTTTAACACCGAACAGCG AAATGTGTACAAGGACCTGCGGCAGATCGAACTGGCCTGTGACACTCAAGATGACGTGGACAGTTGGAAGGCCTCATTTCTCAGGGCCGGAGTTTACCCAGAGAAAGACCAG TCTGAAAATGAGGAGACTATCACGCCCGGGGACACTGTATCGATGGACCCTCAGCTCGAGCGACAGGTGGAGACCATCCGGAACCTGGTGGACTCCTACATCGGCATCGTCAACAAGTCAATTAGAGACCTGATGCCCAAGACTATAATGCACCTTATGATCAACAGT GCAAAGGACTTCATCCACTCAGAGCTGTTGGCGTACCTTTACTCGGCCGGGGACCAGGGCAGTCTGATGGAGGAGTCAGCAGAGCAGGctcagaggagagatgagatgCTGAGGATGTACCACGCCCTGAAGGAGGCACTGGTCATTATTGGGGACATCAGTGCCACCACCATCTCCACACCTGTCCCTCCACCTGTCGATGACACCTGGCTCGCCAAGGACCCAAG TCCACCTCCAGCAGCTAGACCCACAGCTGCAGCGACAGGACCCCCTCCGAGTCGACCGAGAGGCCCGGCTCCTGGGACTCAGCCTCCTCTGAACCCCTCTCCGGCATTTGGAGGTCCACCAGTGCCCTCCCGCCCTGGACCACCGCCTGCCCAGCCCACTTACTCCGACCCCAACTCCGGACAGGTGCCACTGATCCCATCTAGACCGGCCCGTGTACcacctggtctgcctcccggaATCCCCAG GCCAGCTCCACAGATCCCGCCTCGTCCAAACCCCTGGTGA